A region of Solanum dulcamara chromosome 7, daSolDulc1.2, whole genome shotgun sequence DNA encodes the following proteins:
- the LOC129895957 gene encoding calcium-dependent mitochondrial ATP-magnesium/phosphate carrier protein 2-like isoform X1: MSGVAAEHVNHPVMATKDRSGCCNPVKKPGPVSVDHVLSALRETKEERDLRIRSLFSFFDSDNVGYLDSVKIEKGLFAMQIPADYKFARELLTECDKNKDGRVDYPEFRKYMDDKELELYRIFQAIDVEHNGCILPEELWDALVKAVSFFFFAGIKIDDDELARFVEHVDKDNNGIITFEEWRNFLLLYPHEATLENIYRYWERVCLVDIGEQAVIPEGISKHVHTTKYLIAGGIAGATSRTATAPLDRLKVVLQVQTTRASIGSTVREIWKDGGVLSFFRGNGLNVMKVAPESAIKFYAYEMLKNVIARTKGEEQGDIGASGRLVAGGMAGAVAQTAIYPMDLVKTRLQTYASEGGKVPNLGKLSKDIWIQEGPRAFYKGLIPSLLGIIPYAGIDLAVYETLKDLSRIYILQDNEPGALVQFGCGTISAALGATCVYPLQVVRTRMQAQPTNSEAAYKGMSDVFRRTLQHEGPRGFYKGLFPNFLKVVPAASITYLVYEYMKKSLDID; encoded by the exons aTGTCTGGAGTTGCAGCGGAGCATGTGAATCATCCGGTAATGGCGACTAAGGACCGGTCCGGTTGCTGTAACCCGGTGAAGAAGCCCGGCCCTGTTTCAGTGGACCATGTTTTATCAGCATTAAGGGAGACTAAGGAAGAGAGGGACCTTAGAATCAGAAGTCTATTCAGTTTTTTCGATTCCGACAATGTGGGTTACTTGGATTCTGTGAAAATCGAAAAGGGGTTGTTTGCTATGCAAATTCCAGCGGACTATAAGTTTGCTAGGGAATTGTTGACCGAGTGTGATAAAAATAAGGATGGGAGGGTGGATTATCCGGAGTTCAGAAAGTATATGGATGATAAGGAGCTGGAGCTGTATAGGATTTTTCAGGCTATTGATGTGGAGCACAATGGGTGCATCTTGCCTGAGGAGCTCTGGGACGCCCTTGTAAAAGCTG tttctttttttttttttgcagggATCAAAATAGATGATGATGAACTTGCACGTTTTGTGGAACATGTTGATAAGGATAATAATGGGATTATCACTTTTGAAGAATGGAGAAATTTTCTTCTACTTTATCCACATGAGGCCACCTTGGAGAATATTTACCGGTACTGGGAGAGGGTATGTCTTGTAGATATTGGTGAACAGGCTGTCATACCGGAAGGCATCAGCAAGCATGTTCATACAACTAAATATTTAATTGCTGGGGGAATTGCAGGAGCTACTTCTCGTACCGCTACAGCTCCCCTTGATCGGTTAAAGGTGGTTTTACAAGTTCAGACTACTCGTGCTTCTATTGGTTCTACTGTCCGAGAAATATGGAAGGATGGTGGTGTATTAAGTTTTTTTAGGGGCAATGGATTAAATGTGATGAAGGTTGCACCTGAAAGTGCAATTAAGTTTTACGCTTACGAGATGTTAAAAAATGTGATTGCTCGTACCAAGGGTGAGGAACAAGGTGACATTGGAGCTTCTGGACGTCTTGTGGCTGGGGGCATGGCTGGTGCAGTAGCACAGACTGCTATCTATCCCATGGATCTTGTTAAGACTCGGTTACAAACTTATGCAAGTGAAGGTGGAAAGGTTCCCAACCTGGGAAAACTATCAAAAGATATATGGATTCAGGAGGGGCCTCGGGCTTTTTATAAAGGGCTGATACCATCTCTTCTTGGAATTATACCTTATGCTGGCATTGATTTGGCTGTCTATGAAACGCTGAAGGATTTGTCCAGGATTTATATTCTTCAAGATAATG AACCAGGCGCTCTTGTGCAATTCGGTTGTGGAACAATTTCTGCAGCGCTTGGAGCAACATGTGTTTATCCTTTACAGGTTGTAAGAACGAG AATGCAAGCTCAACCTACAAATTCGGAGGCTGCTTACAAAGGAATGTCTGATGTGTTCCGGAGAACACTTCAGCATGAAGGTCCCAGGGGCTTCTACAAAGGACTCTTTCCGAATTTTCTAAAAGTAGTGCCAGCAGCAAGCATTACTTATCTCGTTTATGAATACATGAAAAAGAGTCTAGATATCGATTAG
- the LOC129895957 gene encoding calcium-dependent mitochondrial ATP-magnesium/phosphate carrier protein 2-like isoform X2, with product MSGVAAEHVNHPVMATKDRSGCCNPVKKPGPVSVDHVLSALRETKEERDLRIRSLFSFFDSDNVGYLDSVKIEKGLFAMQIPADYKFARELLTECDKNKDGRVDYPEFRKYMDDKELELYRIFQAIDVEHNGCILPEELWDALVKAGIKIDDDELARFVEHVDKDNNGIITFEEWRNFLLLYPHEATLENIYRYWERVCLVDIGEQAVIPEGISKHVHTTKYLIAGGIAGATSRTATAPLDRLKVVLQVQTTRASIGSTVREIWKDGGVLSFFRGNGLNVMKVAPESAIKFYAYEMLKNVIARTKGEEQGDIGASGRLVAGGMAGAVAQTAIYPMDLVKTRLQTYASEGGKVPNLGKLSKDIWIQEGPRAFYKGLIPSLLGIIPYAGIDLAVYETLKDLSRIYILQDNEPGALVQFGCGTISAALGATCVYPLQVVRTRMQAQPTNSEAAYKGMSDVFRRTLQHEGPRGFYKGLFPNFLKVVPAASITYLVYEYMKKSLDID from the exons aTGTCTGGAGTTGCAGCGGAGCATGTGAATCATCCGGTAATGGCGACTAAGGACCGGTCCGGTTGCTGTAACCCGGTGAAGAAGCCCGGCCCTGTTTCAGTGGACCATGTTTTATCAGCATTAAGGGAGACTAAGGAAGAGAGGGACCTTAGAATCAGAAGTCTATTCAGTTTTTTCGATTCCGACAATGTGGGTTACTTGGATTCTGTGAAAATCGAAAAGGGGTTGTTTGCTATGCAAATTCCAGCGGACTATAAGTTTGCTAGGGAATTGTTGACCGAGTGTGATAAAAATAAGGATGGGAGGGTGGATTATCCGGAGTTCAGAAAGTATATGGATGATAAGGAGCTGGAGCTGTATAGGATTTTTCAGGCTATTGATGTGGAGCACAATGGGTGCATCTTGCCTGAGGAGCTCTGGGACGCCCTTGTAAAAGCTG ggATCAAAATAGATGATGATGAACTTGCACGTTTTGTGGAACATGTTGATAAGGATAATAATGGGATTATCACTTTTGAAGAATGGAGAAATTTTCTTCTACTTTATCCACATGAGGCCACCTTGGAGAATATTTACCGGTACTGGGAGAGGGTATGTCTTGTAGATATTGGTGAACAGGCTGTCATACCGGAAGGCATCAGCAAGCATGTTCATACAACTAAATATTTAATTGCTGGGGGAATTGCAGGAGCTACTTCTCGTACCGCTACAGCTCCCCTTGATCGGTTAAAGGTGGTTTTACAAGTTCAGACTACTCGTGCTTCTATTGGTTCTACTGTCCGAGAAATATGGAAGGATGGTGGTGTATTAAGTTTTTTTAGGGGCAATGGATTAAATGTGATGAAGGTTGCACCTGAAAGTGCAATTAAGTTTTACGCTTACGAGATGTTAAAAAATGTGATTGCTCGTACCAAGGGTGAGGAACAAGGTGACATTGGAGCTTCTGGACGTCTTGTGGCTGGGGGCATGGCTGGTGCAGTAGCACAGACTGCTATCTATCCCATGGATCTTGTTAAGACTCGGTTACAAACTTATGCAAGTGAAGGTGGAAAGGTTCCCAACCTGGGAAAACTATCAAAAGATATATGGATTCAGGAGGGGCCTCGGGCTTTTTATAAAGGGCTGATACCATCTCTTCTTGGAATTATACCTTATGCTGGCATTGATTTGGCTGTCTATGAAACGCTGAAGGATTTGTCCAGGATTTATATTCTTCAAGATAATG AACCAGGCGCTCTTGTGCAATTCGGTTGTGGAACAATTTCTGCAGCGCTTGGAGCAACATGTGTTTATCCTTTACAGGTTGTAAGAACGAG AATGCAAGCTCAACCTACAAATTCGGAGGCTGCTTACAAAGGAATGTCTGATGTGTTCCGGAGAACACTTCAGCATGAAGGTCCCAGGGGCTTCTACAAAGGACTCTTTCCGAATTTTCTAAAAGTAGTGCCAGCAGCAAGCATTACTTATCTCGTTTATGAATACATGAAAAAGAGTCTAGATATCGATTAG
- the LOC129896233 gene encoding uncharacterized protein LOC129896233, giving the protein MDKKERAKERKEKRRQEISLLRTIPYSDHQRWWSSETVAVVTGANRGIGFEIAHQLASHGVTVVLTSRETAVGEEAVKIFQEGGLNVAFHQLDIVDPASIQTFCDWIKETYGGLDILINNAGVNFNFGKENSVEFAEMVIQVNYFGTKNMIKALVPLMRPSPAGSRIVSVTSRLGRLNSKRNGISNVSVRQQLEDVDSLSEEVIDKTVNKFLEQVKDGTWESGGWPHVFTDYSLSKLAVNAYSRLMARIFEERPEGHKIYVNCYCPGWVKTAMTGWAGHVSIEEAADTAVWLALLPDQFVSGKFFAERREINF; this is encoded by the exons ATGGATAAAAAGGAAAGAGCAAaggaaagaaaggagaaaagacGCCAAGAAATCTCCCTTCTCCGTACTATTCCCTATTCTGATCACCAAAG ATGGTGGTCATCGGAAACTGTTGCTGTGGTGACGGGTGCAAATAGAGGAATTGGATTTGAGATTGCTCATCAGCTTGCATCACATGGTGTTACGGTTGTTCTTACGTCGCGAGAAACAGCCGTTGGGGAAGAAGCAGTGAAAATCTTTCAAGAAGGAGGTCTAAATGTGGCATTTCATCAACTGGATATTGTGGATCCTGCATCAATCCAAACATTTTGTGATTGGATTAAAGAAACATATGGTGGCCTAGATATACTg ATCAACAATGCAGGAGTAAACTTCAATTTTGGCAAAGAAAATTCTGTTGAATTTGCTGAAATGGTAATCCAAGTTAACTACTTTGGCACCAAAAATATGATCAAAGCACTGGTTCCGTTAATGAGGCCTTCCCCTGCTGGTTCTCGTATTGTTAGTGTGACCTCGCGATTGGGTAGACTAAATAGCAAACGAAAT GGAATTTCAAATGTGTCAGTGAGACAACAATTGGAAGATGTGGATTCTCTATCCGAGGAAGTAATCGATAAAACTGTGAACAAATTTTTGGAACAAGTAAAAGATGGAACTTGGGAATCAGGTGGATGGCCTCATGTGTTCACAGACTACTCATTGTCAAAGCTAGCAGTTAATGCATACAGTAGGTTAATGGCAAGGATATTCGAGGAACGGCCAGAAGGTCATAAAATATACGTAAATTGCTATTGTCCGGGTTGGGTGAAAACTGCTATGACTGGTTGGGCAGGCCATGTTTCTATTGAAGAAGCTGCTGATACTGCTGTCTGGCTTGCTTTGCTCCCTGATCAGTTTGTAAGTGGAAAGTTCTTTGCTGAGAGGCGCGAAATTAACTTTTAA
- the LOC129894107 gene encoding sucrose nonfermenting 4-like protein isoform X2 — protein sequence MPSALIREHGQSKLVSGFASNTHLEASSSSVLQLRPVMQLLNNEIDVSRHRLFMFLSTSQAYELIPNSGKVFVLDTEVAVEQAFHIMYEQRLAVMPLWDERNAMISGMLTSSDFILILLKLQESHPMLTNDELKMHTVSAWKYRKFQLHAEVSGAVIPPNRRVLQAGPDESLKDVALTLLQNKISAVPVLHSAEDGSSSHLLHTACLAGILKQICRHFRHSLEYLPILLQPVGNLPFGTWTREVGGRASSRVLLTLHRRDLLSSALKFLIEGEISSIPITDDKGALINVYSRSDITSLARNNVYARFRLDQMTMTQVLQVLDEASRDRCRTCTRFDSLYRIMEVLSDPTVRRVVVIDPNSRHVEGIITLRDVFNLLLG from the exons ATGCCTTCTGCCTTAATAAGAGAGCATGGTCAGTCAAAGTTGGTCTCGGGTTTTGCTAGCAACACACATCTAGAG GCTTCATCTTCAAGCGTACTACAACTTAGACCAGTCATGCAGTTGTTAAACAATGAAATAGATGTTTCCCGCCATCGTCTATTCATGTTCTTGTCAACTTCCCAAGCATATGAGCTGATTCCAAATTCAGGAAAG GTCTTTGTGTTAGATACTGAAGTGGCTGTGGAACAGGCTTTTCATATCATGTATGAACAG CGACTTGCAGTGATGCCTCTTTGGGATGAGCGGAATGCGATGATTTCAGGAATGCTTACTTCTTCTGATTTCATTTTGATCTTGTTGAAG CTCCAGGAAAGTCATCCAATGCTGACCAACGATGAGCTTAAAATGCACACGGTTTCAGCTTGGAAATACAGAAAATTCCAATTACATGCAGAGGTGTCAGGAGCTGTGATACCTCCAAACAGAAGAGTACTGCAA GCTGGTCCTGATGAGTCGCTGAAAGACGTGGCCCTAACATTATTACAAAATAAGATATCTGCAGTTCCAGTTTTACATTCAGCAGAAGACGGGTCATCTTCACATTTGTTGCATACTGCATGCCTTGCAGGAATATTAAAGC AGATATGCAGGCATTTTAGGCACTCTCTAGAGTATCTACCTATTCTACTGCAACCAGTGGGTAATCTTCCATTTGGCACCTGGACAAGAGAAGTTGGTGGAAGGGCAAGCAGCCGTGTATTGTTGACATTACACAGAAGAGACCTCCTTAGTTCTGCTCTTAAATTTCTAATAGAAG GTGAGATAAGCTCAATACCTATCACTGATGATAAGGGAGCCCTTATAAATGTGTACTCTCGGAG TGATATAACCTCTTTGGCAAGAAACAATGTGTATGCTCGCTTTCGGCTTGACCAGATGACAATGACTCAA GTGCTGCAGGTCTTAGATGAAGCATCCCGTGATCGTTGTAGGACATGCACACGCTTTGATTCACTGTATAGGATAATGGAGGTCCTTTCAGATCCAA CTGTGCGGCGCGTTGTGGTCATTGATCCGAATAGCCGGCATGTAGAAGGCATAATCACTTTGAGAGATGTGTTTAATCTTCTTTTAGGCTGA
- the LOC129894106 gene encoding pentatricopeptide repeat-containing protein At5g61800, translating into MVQIMYKQSSSFLIFTLKYQCKTISQIHQVHAQSITNGLLFSFNSTLILTQILHSFTSLLSSLPSQPTTRYPSTIFSRIHNPSTFCYNTIIRAHTLLSSPNTSFVYFLKMRRISVPPDSHTFPFVLKACALLNSLFLGRTLHSQALKFGFLVDVFVCNNLFHVYAVSGGISDAHKVFDESSCRDVVSYNLLIDGYVKAGEIREAREVFDEMPMRDAVSWGTLLAGYAKMNQCKDAIELFDQMVALNVKFDNVALVSALSACAQLGELEKGKTIHDYIRRKGIVIDSYLCTGLVDLYAKCGCIEIAKELFETSKGKKVFTWNAMLVGLAMHGHGQLLFDYFSRMVETGVRPDGVTYLALLVGCNHGGLIHEARRFFGEMEGVYGVPRELKHYGCMADLLARAGLIKEATVMIEAMPMAGDVFVWGGLLGGCRTHGYVELAVKAAENVMEVKPEDGGVYSILANVFADAGRWDDLVNIRRKRDRAKIKKSAGCSLIQLNGVTHEFISWDDLHPQSNEIYSILNCLQLNLMQYY; encoded by the coding sequence ATGGTTCAAATAATGTACAAGCAATCATCATCCTTCTTGATATTTACACTGAAGTATCAATGCAAGACAATTTCACAAATTCATCAGGTCCATGCTCAATCCATTACCAATGgccttctcttctctttcaatTCCACTCTAATCCTAACTCAAATCCTTCATTCCTTCACttcccttctctcttctcttccttcACAACCCACCACTCGCTATCCATCCACCATTTTCAGCCGCATTCACAACCCATCAACTTTCTGTTACAACACCATCATTCGAGCTCACACCCTTCTCTCTTCACCCAACACTTCCTTCGTTTACTTCCTCAAAATGCGGAGAATTTCAGTCCCACCAGATTCCCACACTTTCCCTTTTGTTCTTAAAGCTTGTGCTTTACTGAATTCTCTGTTTCTGGGTAGGACCCTTCATTCACAGGCCTTGAAGTTTGGGTTTTTAGTTGACGTGTTTGTATGTAACAATCTTTTTCATGTGTATGCCGTGAGTGGTGGTATTAGTGATGCACATAAAGTGTTTGATGAAAGTTCTTGTAGAGATGTTGtttcttataatttattaattgatGGGTATGTTAAGGCTGGTGAGATTAGGGAAGCGAGGGAAGTGTTTGATGAAATgcctatgagagatgcagtttcTTGGGGCACCCTATTGGCTGGATATGCAAAAATGAACCAGTGTAAAGATGCCATTGAGCTATTTGATCAAATGGTTGCGTTAAATGTTAAATTTGATAACGTTGCGTTGGTTTCTGCTCTCTCAGCTTGTGCACAACTGGGGGAACTTGAGAAGGGAAAGACGATACATGATTATATTAGAAGGAAGGGGATTGTGATAGATTCGTACTTGTGTACTGGCTTGGTTGATCTATATGCCAAATGTGGCTGCATTGAGATTGCTAAAGAGTTATTTGAGACGAGCAAGGGCAAAAAAGTGTTTACTTGGAATGCTATGCTAGTTGGATTAGCCATGCATGGCCATGGCCAGTTATTATTTGATTACTTCTCAAGAATGGTGGAGACTGGTGTTAGGCCTGATGGGGTGACTTATTTGGCGTTGTTGGTGGGATGTAACCATGGGGGTCTTATTCATGAAGCTAGAAGGTTCTTTGGAGAAATGGAAGGGGTTTATGGTGTTCCTCGAGAACTAAAACATTATGGATGCATGGCGGATCTGCTGGCACGTGCAGGGCTGATTAAAGAAGCTACAGTTATGATAGAGGCCATGCCAATGGCTGGTGATGTGTTTGTCTGGGGTGGTTTGCTTGGTGGGTGTAGGACACATGGGTACGTTGAGCTAGCAGTAAAAGCTGCTGAAAATGTAATGGAGGTGAAACCTGAAGATGGTGGGGTTTATTCAATCTTGGCAAATGTCTTTGCAGATGCTGGCCGTTGGGATGACTTGGTCAATATAAGGAGAAAAAGAGACCGGGCAAAGATCAAGAAGAGTGCTGGTTGTAGTTTGATTCAATTGAACGGAGTGACACATGAGTTTATTTCATGGGATGACTTGCACCCTCAAAGCAATGAGATATATTCCATCTTAAATTGTCTGCAACTCAATTTGATGCAATATTACTAG